The nucleotide window TTTGGCTTTTCCCTTTTTAAAATAATTGTCAACCATATAAACAAACACTTTGTCCATTCCCATGATTTTTGGAATTTCATAGGTCGAAGTAAAATAAGCCAACAAAAGCATATTCATCTTTGTTTCCTGCTTGGTTTTGTTCATCATTCGATCAATCTCCACACAAATGGAATCCGGATGCTGCACTACAACCGAATTGAAATATTGCTTGATTTTATTGGCAAAAAACGGATTTCTCAACATGGCATCATCCTGAAAATTAACTCCGTCCCAAAAATGTTTTTTATAATAATGATACGAAAAAATACTGTCAGGTCTCCCGTTAGAGGCTTTCGGAACATCTTTAGCCACTTTTTCGCTTTTTAAATTAATCATTTCAGAGAGATAATTTCCTTTGTTTTCGGCTATAAACTTCGAATCGTTTTCCTGAATACCTTCATTCAAAACTTTAAACTCTTTGGTCAACAACGCAGTCGAATCAGATTTCTTTTGTTCTTTTATTGATTTTTTAAAACTGTCATATTCTTTGTTTTTGGCCGACACATAACGAATGTAATTGAAGAAGCTATTGTTTTGGTTAGAATTAACAGCTTTTAAATTTTCAAGCAAATTGGATTTATCTGAAATGATTTGTTGCTTTTGAGATTGTTCATCTACAATAAAATCAAAATAATTGCCTTTTTCCTGACTCAGCAAAAAATAAACACCTTTGTCTAAATTTTTCTTACCCTTAAAAACTATATTTCCATTCACCACTTTTTTGCAGGTGTCGGCAACATACAATTTATCAAATTGGTAAAAGGCAAGATAAGCAATGGTATCCTTGCAATTCTTCAGATTAATCTTGATTTCATATCCTGACTGGGCTTGAGTCGACATTAAACTCAAAAAAAGAACAAAACTTAGTATGATTTTCTTCATTGACAATACTCTTTGAGACAATTTAAAAATTAGTTAAGCTATTTTCTGATAATTTTCTTTATCATTATTCAAAAATAATTGATTTTAAATACAATTTCAAACTATTACCAAAGTGTTTTGCAGTCTCAATAATAAACAATTCAATTTGCAAATGCTTATCTTTGCCCTTTAAATCCTTAAAAATGACAAATAACGATATATTCAAAAAACTTCGGGTAGCGTTGATGTTGCGCGATGACCAAATAGTGGAAATTTTGCAATTGGTAGATTTTAGAATTTCAAAATCAGAATTGGGCGCTTTTTTCCGTGACGAAAAACACCCAAATTACACTGAATGTGGCGATCAGGTTTTGCGTAATTTCCTAAACGGATTGGTAATTCATTTGAGAGGAACCAAAGAAAACCCTAAAAACCCGAATGACGTTATTGCAAAACACAAAGCACAAATTCCGGCAAAAGAAGGAAATACTAAAAAAGTTGACTCGAGCAAAAGCGAACAGGCGAAGCAATTCAAACCAAAACCTAAAGATCCTGAATACTCAAGAGCCGACCAAACGCCTGATAAATCCGGAGCAGCCAAAAAACCGGCTAAAAAGAAATTCCCAAAAGGCAACGGAAAACCGTCTGTTGTTGAGAAAGTAAAATACAATTTTGGCAAAAACAAAAAATCATAAAACTTAAATCTTATGATTTAAAATACTGACCTAGTCAAAAAAATAAAAACCTGAATGAAAGTTCAGGTTTTTTTATGTCCAAAATTGACTTCATTTCTCTACTAAAACTCTTTTTAAAATACACGGATCAAAAACAAAAAATTTTGTTAAATTTGATCAACACACACCCCCTCGGTTATTAAACTGAACGAAATACTAATAAATAAAACATACCTCCATGTTAAATTTTATATTTCAATACATAAACCTCACTCATAAAAACAAAGGCAATAGTTTTAAACTTTTTTTTATTTTCCTCGCCTTCCTTTTCTCTATTCCGGCTACTTCCCAAAACACAAAAAAAGAATTAGATTCCATTGTTAAAGAATTAGGGATCAAAGATAAAGTCACTCATGTTTTTCTTGAAGGAAAAGCCGAAAGCGAGAAGAAAATGAGACAGGAAAAATACATCAACTATCAAAAAATTCAAAAACAAAACAAGCTTTTCAATTTAATTGAATCCGAAATCCAAAATGCTAAATTTCAAATAAACAAAAGATTTGATTACAAAGACATTACTGAAGAAATTCATCAATTGAAAGATTGGGAAGAATTTGCAGTTAAGGGAATTGTTGGAAAAAAAATTGAGGTTTTGACGGATCGAAATCTTAGTTCAATTTCAATATTATTGGATGAATTATTGAAACGTGCCAACAATCGTCTAAAAAAAATAAACATTGAAAACCAACAACTCAGCCGTACACAAGAAAAAATTGATTCTTTGGTTGCTGAAAAGAACCTGTATTATGTTCCAACAGATTCTGTTTCCCGAGAAATTTATCGTCTTCGATCCGAGAAAATGAACACCGACATTAATCTGATTTCCGGAAGGCTAAAAAATGCCGTTGACAGTATCCAAACTTTGGAAATTATGGGAGACCGATTAAAATATAAAATTGAATCGGACATAATTGAGAATGACAGGCTCCGAAAATTAGAACTCAGCCAAATGTTCACCAAAAAAGTGCCTATTTTCGAACAATTTACCATTACTAAAGCACTGCTGGATGATCCATTGGCTACTTCTATAAAAACAAATTATTTAGTGATGTATTTTTATTTAATAAACAATAAAAATTCGATCCTTACGATGCTGCTTTTAATAATTGGAACAGCTATATATTTTGAATTGCAAAAGAGAAAATTCCTTGATTTAGGCTTCAAAAAGGAAATGCTAATTGAACTCAATATATTAAACAGCCCGATAGCTGCCGCTTTTTTGGTTGTGCTGAGTTTATATCAATTTTTGCTTCCCATGCCACCGCTAATCTTTTCTATTATCATTTGGACGATATCTACAATTTCATTGACTGTGATAATGTGGAATTCCATTAATACATTTGTATGGAAAATATGGATTTCCATTTTTCTGTTGCATTTAATAGCCTTTTTTGACACTTTAATTCTAATTCATTTTAAAGGAGAGTCACTTTTGATTCTTGGAATAAATATAATAGGCATTTCAATTGGCACCTATTCATTTATAAACAGATCTCGATTTCAAAGAAAAATTTATTTGTGGTATATCTTAGCAGGAACCATTCTTCAAGTTTTTTCAATCTATTATTTAATTAATGGTCATTACAATTTAGGCAAATTCCTGATGACTAAAGGAGTTTATACAATCATAGTAATTCACTCACTATACAACACTTTAATTGCCGTTAAGGAAATTAATTTGGTATCCAAGATTTTGAAAGTAATTGATGAAGACAAAACCAAAAAAACTATAAATGGTATTCCGAATCAGTTTAGTATTGGATTTTATCTGCTGCTTTTTCTTTCTTGTTTTTTGTTAATGACAAGGAACACCATGACTTTTCAAAATTTTGTAGATCCTTTTAGAAATTCTATATCTGAGCCCCGAAACCTTGGTAGTATTACTTTTACATTTGAAAATATCATCATATTTGTCCTAGTGATTTTATTATCTGGTTTCATTTCAAAAGTGGTTTCCTTTTTAGCTTCGGATAGTCAAATTATCAAAAGTAAAGACAAAACCAAAAAATTTGGAAGCTGGCTGTTTTTATCCCGAATTACCATAGTGACCCTGGGAATCTTAGTTGCTTTTGCGTCGGCAGGAATTCCTTTAGACAAAATAACGCTAATCATAAGTGCACTGGGAGTCGGTATTGGGTTTGGTATGCAAAGCCTTGTCAATAACCTGATAAGCGGATTAATCATCGCCTTTGAAAAACCGGTAAATTTGGACGATATCATCGAGGTGGGAACACAATCCGGAAAAATGAAATCAATCGGTATCAGAAGTAGTGTGGTCACCACTTACGACGGTGCCGACGTAGTGATTCCCAACGGAGATTTATTAAACCAAAATCTAACCAACTGGACTTTGGGAAGCAGTCACCGAAGATCGGAAATCCGATTTGGGGTAGCTTATGGAACCGACTTGGAACTGACCAAAAAATTACTTTTTGAAATCCTTGAAAAAAACAAAAATGTACTGATGAAACCGATGCCGGTAATTTGGTTTACCAAATTTGGAGACAGTTCGATCGATTTGGTTTTAAAATATTGGATCAAACATTTCGATTATGACAATGAAGTAAAAAGCGAATTGATAATGGCTATTGACAAAACTTTAAAAGAAAACAATATTGTCATCCCATTTGCACAGCAGGATATCCATATCATAAGAAACGATATTGAATCTGAGAATTAGCAGAATTAGATAATTTATTCTTTAAAAATGAAGTTCAATTATTATTTTTTGGAGCAGAATATTAGGTGTTTTTTACAGGCATTGTTCCCGCTATCCATTTCAATCTTGTAAACCTCTCGTCTTTTGGGACGAGACGATTTACAAGGATTTCCATTCCTATCGGGGCTAAACGACAACATTTTACTTTTAAGAGATTAAAAAAACTGAAATCTCAATAATCGAGTTCGGCAGCTACACATAAAAAAAGGAAACCATTAGGCTTCCTTCTCTTTTAAAACTTCAAAAACAATCGCAAATCAGTTGTTGCGATTCAGATTCCTACATTTTATTGTTGCTCCTTTATTTTAAATTTCACAACAAAAAAATAATTTTCACCCATTTTCAATTCTTTAGAAGATAACGTTTTATAATTAAGCGCTTTTGCAACATATGATTGAATCTCTTCATTATTAGATTGCACTTTTAATACAACTATTTGATTCAGATCATTTACAACAAAAAGAACTTTCCCTAATTCCTCTTTTTCTAAGAAACCTTCTGTATAAACCGAATTTAACAGATGACTAAGTTCCTTTGAAGTCTCAACCAATACTGGCTTAGGCTCCTCGCTACTTGGAAAAGCAGAAGCAGAAGCAGTAGTAACAAATAACGCAACAACTAAAGTTAAAAATAAATTTTTCATGGTTTATTGTTTTTAAGATTACGAGTCAAAATTACCCGTAAAAAGCAGACAAAAAACTAAAAACCAATAGCTTAACCTATTTTTAAATTATGACAAACATTTCGTTTTATACAATATTTCCTTACTTTACAACACAATAGGATTAAAAATGAACAGTTTCAAATTTTAACTAAAAAAAAACATTAAAAAAGCAAAAATTTAAACATTCTTATCAATTAAAACCAAAAGACCTTTTGGTAACATTTACTTAAAAAAAGTCTCACGAACTACAACTCAACATCGAACAACCCACTTTATCCCTTGCCCAGTCAGGTCTTTTAGTAAACCATTTTTGGCTCTCCGGTTGTTCATCATAAGGTCTTTTCAATAATTCATATAATTCATTCAACAAAGAATAATCTCCCTTATCTGCGGCATCAATACACAACTGAGCCATATAATTACGCAATACATACTTAGGATTTACCGCATTCATCAGCTTTTTTCTCTCATCATCAGAAAATGTTTCCTGATTAATTCTGCCGATATAATATCCAAGCCAAGTATTCCAGTTATTCAAAACAGATTCTTCAAGACCTTTTTCGTTATAAAAAGCTTCTTTTATCTTATCAAAAGCTGTTGCTCCAGAATCTGATTTCAAAACATTACCTAAATTTCTAAAGAAAATAGTCATATCTGTTTCGGCCAATTGTAGCAATTCGGTCAAACTTTCAATTAAAACAGCATCTTCATCTTTCGCTATTTTAAAACCAAGTTTGTTTCTCATCATATCCAAATATTTGACTTTATAATCAGTCGCAAAACCATTTAGGATTTCTTCTAATGGTTTGGCATCATTAACCAAAGGATATAAAGCATTTGCCAATTGGTATAAATTCCAAAGTGCAATATTCGGTTGGTTTCCAAATCGGTATCTTTTATGCTGTCTGTCGGTTGTATTTGGAGTCCAATTCACATCATAATCTTCCAACCATCCATAAGGACCGTAATCAATAGTAATTCCGTGAATCGACATATTATCGGTATTCATAACACCGTGAACAAAACCAACACGTTGCCAGTGCACAATCATGTCAAGCGTAGTCTTAGTAATGGTTTGAAAAAATTCAATATATTTTTCTACACCTTCCGTTTTAATATCCGGAAAATGATGTTTAATGGTATAATCTGCCAATAATTTAAGCGTAGGAAGATCATTTCGGGAAGAAAATAATTCAAAATTTCCAAAACGAATAAACGAAGGAGCTACTCTGCAAACGATCGCTCCTTTCTCGTAAGCCGGATTTCCATTATAGAGAATATCACGCAAAACCTGATCGCCTGATTCTATCAATGAAAGTGAACGGGTGGTTGGAACGCCAAGATAATGCATCGCTTCGGCACATAAATGTTCCCGAATTGAAGAACGCAATACTGCAAAACCATCTGCCGTACGCGAGTATGGTGTAGGTCCAGCTCCTTTCAATTGTAACGTAAATGACTTTCCTTTATGTTCAACTTCGGTTAAATTAATCGCACGCCCATCCCCCAATTGTCCTGCCCAATTCCCAAACTGATGTCCGGCATAAGGCATTGCGTAAGGCTTTGTCCCCGGATAAACAGTATTCCCGGAAAAAACATTTAAAAAATCAGCTGACTGAATATCTTTTTGAGACAAACCTATAAATTCTGCTACTTCTTGTGAAGCGTGAATCAAAGACGGATTAGAAGGCTGTTTTGGCAATACATACGAAAAACAAGCTTTCTCAACCTGTCTTGGAACATTATTTTCATTAAGATCAGCAGGTAATTCGGAGGTAAAATTATTTTGAATATGAAGTTTCATTTCTTAATACATTTGGTACTGTAAAGATATTGCATAAGCAACACTTAACCGAGTTCTTCCAATAAGTTTATCTTATGAGCAAAGTCTTTTTATTTATAAAAAACAGAATCAAAATTCCATTTTAAATAACAAAAAAAATCCTGAGCTCTCACTCAGGATTTCTATAGCTTTGAGAAATGCACTACAGTGCATCTCAACAAGATATTGTATTAAGAAAGCGCAGCTTGAACTTGATCAGCAGCTTCTTGGAATTGTACCGCAGACAAGATTGGCATTCCAGAATTATCGATCAATTCTTTAGCGATTTCAGCGTTAGTTCCTTGCAAACGAACGATAATTGGCACTTTAATAGCATCGCCCATGTTTTTGTAAGCATCAACAACTCCTTGCGCCACACGGTCACAACGAACGATACCTCCAAAAATGTTAATCAAAATAGCTTTTACGTTTGGATCTTTCAAGATAATACGGAAAGCAGTTTCCACACGTTTTGCATCAGCAGTTCCTCCTACGTCAAGGAAGTTTGCCGGCTCAAAACCAGCATATTTAATCAAATCCATAGTTGCCATAGCAAGACCAGCTCCGTTTACCATACATCCTACAGTACCGTCAAGATCCACATAGTTCAATCCTACTTCTTTTGCTTCAACTTCGATTGGATTCTCCTCACGGATATCACGCATATCAGCATATTTCTTTTGTCTGTATAAAGCGTTATCATCGATATTAACTTTAGCATCTACTGCCAAAATTTTATCATCTGAAGTTTTCAATACAGGGTTGATTTCAAACATAGAAGCATCAGATCCAATGTAAGCATTGTATAATGAATCGATGAATTTCACCATTTCTTTGAAAGCATTACCAGAAAGACCTAAGTTAAAAGCAACTCTTCTTGCTTGAAAACCTTGTAATCCAACAGTTGGATCAATCTCTTCAGTAAAGATTAAGTGTGGAGTGTGCTCAGCCACTTCTTCGATATCCATTCCACCTTCAGTAGAATACATAATCATGTTACGACCTGTAGCTCTATTCAAAAGAACAGAAACATAAAACTCAGAAGTTTCGCTTTCACCTGGATAATAAACATCCTCAGCAATTAATACTTTGTGTACTTTTTTACCTTCAGGTGGAGTTTGTGGAGTTACTAATTGCATTCCGATGATTTCGCTTGCAACACCTTCCACTTTGTCAATTCCTTTGGCTAGTTTTACTCCGCCTCCTTTTCCACGACCACCTGCGTGTATTTGGGCTTTTACAACATACCAGCTTGTTCCTGTTTCGGCAGTTAATTCTTTCGCAGCGGCTACAGCCTCTACAGGGCTGTTGGCTACAATACCACGTTGAACGCGAACTCCATAGCTAGCTAAAATTTCTTTTCCTTGATATTCGTGTATATTCATAATAATAGATTTTGTCTGGATCCTGAATTTATCTCAGAATAAAAGTGGCACAAAAATAGCAAAATTTAGTTTAATTGAAATTATTTTTAATTTTAATAACATATTAAAAGTGAAAATTAAAGAATTCTTTATCTCAATCGTTATAGTGTAGAAAATTTAAAAATTATTCGCTTTTTTGTTAAAATAATTATTCCCTAAAAGTATAATCAAATATTTATTACAAAATTCATGACTTTTTTTAAATCAATAAAATATTTATTGAAGATATATCAATTCCTATGTGAAAAATAAGCATTATTGTCAATTATACATATCTTTTTTAATTTTATAGCAAAAATATAACTCATTCACACCATTCACTGGTTATGTGTTATGAAATCTTTAATTTTGTAAAAAAAAATATCAAGCATGAGAATTAAAAAACAAGGCCTTTATTTGCCAGAATTCGAGCATGAAAACTGTGGAGCTGGTTTTATCTGCAACCTTAAAGGTGAGAAAACAAATCAAATTATTCACGACGCATTAGAAATTCTAGTAAAACTAGAACACCGTGGTGGTGTAAGTGCTGACGGGAAAACGGGAGATGGAGCT belongs to Flavobacterium aquiphilum and includes:
- a CDS encoding protein adenylyltransferase SelO gives rise to the protein MKLHIQNNFTSELPADLNENNVPRQVEKACFSYVLPKQPSNPSLIHASQEVAEFIGLSQKDIQSADFLNVFSGNTVYPGTKPYAMPYAGHQFGNWAGQLGDGRAINLTEVEHKGKSFTLQLKGAGPTPYSRTADGFAVLRSSIREHLCAEAMHYLGVPTTRSLSLIESGDQVLRDILYNGNPAYEKGAIVCRVAPSFIRFGNFELFSSRNDLPTLKLLADYTIKHHFPDIKTEGVEKYIEFFQTITKTTLDMIVHWQRVGFVHGVMNTDNMSIHGITIDYGPYGWLEDYDVNWTPNTTDRQHKRYRFGNQPNIALWNLYQLANALYPLVNDAKPLEEILNGFATDYKVKYLDMMRNKLGFKIAKDEDAVLIESLTELLQLAETDMTIFFRNLGNVLKSDSGATAFDKIKEAFYNEKGLEESVLNNWNTWLGYYIGRINQETFSDDERKKLMNAVNPKYVLRNYMAQLCIDAADKGDYSLLNELYELLKRPYDEQPESQKWFTKRPDWARDKVGCSMLSCSS
- the sucC gene encoding ADP-forming succinate--CoA ligase subunit beta, which produces MNIHEYQGKEILASYGVRVQRGIVANSPVEAVAAAKELTAETGTSWYVVKAQIHAGGRGKGGGVKLAKGIDKVEGVASEIIGMQLVTPQTPPEGKKVHKVLIAEDVYYPGESETSEFYVSVLLNRATGRNMIMYSTEGGMDIEEVAEHTPHLIFTEEIDPTVGLQGFQARRVAFNLGLSGNAFKEMVKFIDSLYNAYIGSDASMFEINPVLKTSDDKILAVDAKVNIDDNALYRQKKYADMRDIREENPIEVEAKEVGLNYVDLDGTVGCMVNGAGLAMATMDLIKYAGFEPANFLDVGGTADAKRVETAFRIILKDPNVKAILINIFGGIVRCDRVAQGVVDAYKNMGDAIKVPIIVRLQGTNAEIAKELIDNSGMPILSAVQFQEAADQVQAALS
- a CDS encoding mechanosensitive ion channel family protein — encoded protein: MLNFIFQYINLTHKNKGNSFKLFFIFLAFLFSIPATSQNTKKELDSIVKELGIKDKVTHVFLEGKAESEKKMRQEKYINYQKIQKQNKLFNLIESEIQNAKFQINKRFDYKDITEEIHQLKDWEEFAVKGIVGKKIEVLTDRNLSSISILLDELLKRANNRLKKINIENQQLSRTQEKIDSLVAEKNLYYVPTDSVSREIYRLRSEKMNTDINLISGRLKNAVDSIQTLEIMGDRLKYKIESDIIENDRLRKLELSQMFTKKVPIFEQFTITKALLDDPLATSIKTNYLVMYFYLINNKNSILTMLLLIIGTAIYFELQKRKFLDLGFKKEMLIELNILNSPIAAAFLVVLSLYQFLLPMPPLIFSIIIWTISTISLTVIMWNSINTFVWKIWISIFLLHLIAFFDTLILIHFKGESLLILGINIIGISIGTYSFINRSRFQRKIYLWYILAGTILQVFSIYYLINGHYNLGKFLMTKGVYTIIVIHSLYNTLIAVKEINLVSKILKVIDEDKTKKTINGIPNQFSIGFYLLLFLSCFLLMTRNTMTFQNFVDPFRNSISEPRNLGSITFTFENIIIFVLVILLSGFISKVVSFLASDSQIIKSKDKTKKFGSWLFLSRITIVTLGILVAFASAGIPLDKITLIISALGVGIGFGMQSLVNNLISGLIIAFEKPVNLDDIIEVGTQSGKMKSIGIRSSVVTTYDGADVVIPNGDLLNQNLTNWTLGSSHRRSEIRFGVAYGTDLELTKKLLFEILEKNKNVLMKPMPVIWFTKFGDSSIDLVLKYWIKHFDYDNEVKSELIMAIDKTLKENNIVIPFAQQDIHIIRNDIESEN
- a CDS encoding DUF1456 family protein, producing the protein MTNNDIFKKLRVALMLRDDQIVEILQLVDFRISKSELGAFFRDEKHPNYTECGDQVLRNFLNGLVIHLRGTKENPKNPNDVIAKHKAQIPAKEGNTKKVDSSKSEQAKQFKPKPKDPEYSRADQTPDKSGAAKKPAKKKFPKGNGKPSVVEKVKYNFGKNKKS
- a CDS encoding thioredoxin-like domain-containing protein, which encodes MKKIILSFVLFLSLMSTQAQSGYEIKINLKNCKDTIAYLAFYQFDKLYVADTCKKVVNGNIVFKGKKNLDKGVYFLLSQEKGNYFDFIVDEQSQKQQIISDKSNLLENLKAVNSNQNNSFFNYIRYVSAKNKEYDSFKKSIKEQKKSDSTALLTKEFKVLNEGIQENDSKFIAENKGNYLSEMINLKSEKVAKDVPKASNGRPDSIFSYHYYKKHFWDGVNFQDDAMLRNPFFANKIKQYFNSVVVQHPDSICVEIDRMMNKTKQETKMNMLLLAYFTSTYEIPKIMGMDKVFVYMVDNYFKKGKAKGVYDDSVIKLIINRGNTLAPLQLGKTAPDLFMIDIPTHDKIAKMGFDTAKTSEEITKIYYDNKAEIEKSYVTLSGIKADYLVLLFWDVDCGHCQKEVPKILELYHDLLKENKDVKVFGVYTQNEFDKYKKYIIDNKIDWINVYDGVHINNLKDKYDVVTTPVIYILDKNKVIKAKGIGSESIKSIIGQMEKEYLKKG